tctttctcgtcctctcgccttctggacttctctccttgtccgcgtcgcctcctgtGTCTGTCGGCGGTCTCGTTTTGTTCTGCACGCCGCGCAAacttcgcttctccttcctctctctcttcacagGCAGTTGCAGCTGGAGAAAGGCCGCGCTACAACGGGGCGTGTcgggcgctgtctcctgcggaACAGGCGCGGCAGCTGGAAGAGgcccgcgagaaaaacgccgcGTTCACGCTTCGGTTCAAGTACGCGAGTGTCTGAGTCACCCGTCTGGACACAGAGCGGACGCCGGCTCCCCAGCCCCCGaaccgctgcatgcgcgatctttctctttgcttcaCGCGCGGGCAGCGAAGgtgcagaaaaacgaggcctttcctctcggtcCACTTCAAGCTCCCTCGGCGCAACTGCTCGATCTGGAGCGGGGCGGGGGCACCACGGAGACGGTCTGGTGTTTTTCGCATCGTCGACTGGTGTTACGCGAGCGTTCTACTTCTGAAACACTGCGCTCCTGTCTAGACGCCTGAAAGTCGCGCGACagtcttccttctcagctGCAAGCtctcgagaagacgcgggggGAGTGCACTGCGTCGCTCCATCTCGTCAAGATAGGCAgacgcttttctctccacaaaAAAACGCTTTACGGGAAGCAGGCGCAGTCGAAACGCTTGACGcccggcgccgtctcccgtGTGACGTCTGCTCTTTACCCCTGCAGAGTCCCAGAAAGCCTCGAGTTTGTCCAGATCAACGACGCGCTGCGAGGCCCTGTGCGGTTGCCAAAGAACGCTTTAAGCGAtttcctctgctttcgtCGTGTCTACTTCAAAACGAAGGAGCCCGGCGTCCGATGCCCGAGTTCAACAACCAATCGATCTGGAATCACCGCTAGTGTTGCACACATTCCGTCCCCTCTGTCGCCcgatttctcttctccctccgcttcttcgccctcgtcttttgcttccctttctcctccctcgtgGATTCATGACTCTGTGGAACTGGAGGCTCCGGTCTACAACTtttgcgtcgctctcgacgACTGGGCCATGGGCGTCACGCACGTCGTGCGGGGCTGCGATCATCTCATCAACGCTGCCAGGTAAAACGCGTGTGCCCCGTAACTTTGCCGCTCCGTGCAGAGTCCCCTATACTTATCCATACCACGAAACACATGCACGTCCACGAATGACATATTTGAttacatacaaatatacctgcatgcgtatatatatatatatattggtaTGTCATGGACGTATGCATGGACACTTGTCAGGTGTcccgtgtgcgtgtgtgttccTTGGCGTCGTTCCTTCTAAGGCAAAGTAGCTGTTTTGTTCGTGTCTCCACAGACGCTTTTTCCCGCGTGTGGCTGTtgcgcttctgtctcgtgaAGGCCCTTTGACGGAGACTCCGTCTGCGTCGAACCCCGAAACCGTTGGTGGCCGTGTATCTGGAGAGTGTGGTGCAGCAGGCTGTCTTTTCAGCTGGCTCCGCTTCTCCTGCAGGGAGACGCGTGCGGATGAGAGGCGTTGTGTGCGTGGGGTTGAAAAACGCGGTTGCGGTCGATTGGGCTTCCCTTTGCGgtcttcttgtctttccaATCTGTGTTCTCAGCCAAGTTCTGCTCCTGCGCGCCCTGAACGCAACTGTGCCTGTATACGTCCACAGcggtcttctctgttctcccaCCGGAGCGAAAATAAGCAAGCGCAGCGTGGGCGGTCTCAACGGCGCAGGCGGAGAGCAGCCAATTGCGgaccgcagagaagaagcgggcgaggacggagacaggagacagaaagcgactCGGGCCCATCCTGTGGGCGCACTCTTCGATTTGAGACGTGCACCGCGCCGCCacgaagagggaagcgaggagaacTGCGAAGCCAGAGACgttggagacgaagaacggtGTGGACCACAccacgaagaaggagaggacggaaagcaggaaggcgaaagggtGCGAGGCACAGGTCGATTTCTACATGCAGAGGAgtctgaagaggaaggcgaggaggaacagGCAGCGCAAGGACGAGCCAGCGAAGTGTGGCGCTTTTCTCCGTACACAGTTGAGGGACTGAGACGGAGAGGCTTCCTGCCGGAGGCAgtgcttctttttctctcgggtgCTCACGACAAAGTGTCGAGGTGCGTTCGAAAATCGCTGAGAATCTGGAAAGAGTAGAGACAGGCGAGTACGTGTGGACGGGCGCAGACACTGAAGGCAGCCACAGCGGGATTTGACGCCAGCGAAGAACCAAGCGAGTGCGAGGCGGGCCCCGGTGGCCACAGAAAGGACAAGATCCCAGGAAGGATTCTCCTTTAGCGCTGCACACTTAAGCCTGTCTGGAGGGGCGgggtggagacgagagctATAGAAACCATATTTCGTTTTCGTTCACGTGAGATGCGTCTGGCTCTTTTCCGCCCCGCTCCGTCACTCTCGGGGTCCTCGGTCGCCGTTTGCCTGCCGGTGCAGAGTGTCGGACTTGCTCGAGACGTTTTCGGTCGAGGATGTGGGCGCGTCCAACCTCGTCTTTGACGAGGCGTTGCTTCTGCATCTTCACTTCAAATTGATTCGCCAGGTAGACGCCACACGCGGCCGTTCTgcgtccttcgctctctcgcgtcttcccaTCTCCACCTTTCTCCAGTTTGTCTCCTGGTTCCCGCCGTCGTCCGTTGCCACTTCCGCCTACCTCAGCCCCGCAGTGCACGCCTTGTTTGTTTCCTTCGGTGTGTTTTCTCCCGTGAccggcgctctctctctctcgtgcacgctttctttcttttcttgtctcccctttcgtctctctgacTCCTCTCTGGGGTGCGCCCTCCCTCGGTCCGGTTTGCGTCGCTCCGCACAGGCGCTCCAGGAGGGCGatcgctgtctcctcaccCGGCACCTCTGGACTCTCCTGCGTCTGGCGACGACGCCGCCCGAGCAGCcgcgggcgaaggcgcagaaaggaGCCCTCGAGGCGCGGAGCTGCGAAGCCTCGACGCGACgcggagaccgagagaagcgagcgccAGGCGCTGGCGGGCCGCCGCAGTCGCCAGCCGCCGCACAAAGAACCTGGGATGGGGACCAGTgcggagtggagagaagagaactcagcgaacgcgcgacagagacaggcggcgcaACCCCAGACGCACACGACGCCGCTGAAGAACGGAACGAaccagaaggaagagaacaagggaaagaagaagaggggtgTGCGATTTCGACGGCTGCTGTCGCAGAGCTTCTGTCGGGCCTCTTTGGACAGCCAATTGAGGCGGTTTCCGATGGGGCAAATCGACCGGAACGGCTTGTGGCGAAGCGCCGAAAATCGAGCAGGCCTGCGCTGAGgcacttttttctccttgCCGCCTCCTTGCTGCTTCCCCAGTACGTCTCCCCCCCAGAGACGCTGAGGGCGTTGTCGCGCCTCCTGCGAACAGCGCTGCCCGCGCCCCGCgccgggggagaagaagtccgcgaggagaggagacatgCAACGCGgcgcgaggaggcagggaagacCGAGGAGAGACCCCGGGAAGACGCGGTTCCCCAGAGAGTGCTCGACAACATCGAGGCGTTCAAGCGTCTCGCACGCTATCTGTTTCCAGATGAGGCCTCGTATGCGTCGTTTGGAGGCGGACTTCTCCAAGTTGTCGAGGAAATGAAGGCCATCGAGTTCGCGTCCTCCCCAgggtcgtcttctccgcgctCGTCTGCTTCGGCTCATTCCCCGTGCGCAGATTCTTCTCGTTCTACCAGCCGAATcgggtcttcttctcgcgtctcgcttgcCGTCGCCGAAGAACGGAaccgcgaggaaggctcGCAAGACAGTCACGACCGCGCCCGTAGACTGTTTGACCACTGGATCACCAGAAGCCTGGAAGCCTGCAAGCTCTCCAAAAAACTGTTTCTCTACCTCCTCCGGTTCGCCCTCAccgggcgagaagaaggcgcgccgcTCCGACAGCTGGTAAGGGTCTGTTTTCGGCGTGCGTTCCTCTGCCTGCTTGTCTCTCCACATTCTTCCGTCTTGCGCCACGAAAGGTTTCGTCGGGGGAAGCGCGGATCGAAAAAGGCGAACGCGATTCCTTTGTACCCGAGGCATCTCTGCCAAAAACGCGATGCTTTCCAGACATCCCCCCGTTTCCGCTCATCGTCAGGGTggtgtgtttcttttccccggCCTTGTGGATGTTTTTCGCcatctctcgctctttgcgTGGTTCGTGGACCATATCGTGCTCGAACGCCTCGCTTTTCGACTtgctcctgcgtctcccgcttccTCTGGAGGACACGTGTCTGGATCTCTTTCGCGaggcgtttcgcgtctccttgccTCCTTGCTTGAGAAAAAATGATGCGGCGCCCTGTGCGTCTCCTGGCACTTGAGCCatctcttctcgccacgAGGCTGGGCCCCCCTTTTTTTGCTCTTGGAGGCTCGTGCGTCATCTGGAGATTGACGTCTGCGTTGCGCGCCTGCagcttctccttctcagCCTCGCCGAGCAAGCGGGTCTGAGGTCGAGGCCTTCCGTGAGTCTGCGCGCGGCGTCGGCAGAGGAGCAGAAAGTGCCCACGTTTTgtgaggaaaagagagacagagccgacCGAAGGGACAGAGCCAAACCGAATCGTCGGGAGGCAGCGCGAGAAatgagagaggacggagtcGACCttggaagcgaagagaagactgAACGAGGCCACCAAGAAGCGCAGAAAGGGGAACCTTTGGAAGTCGCAAACGGTGGAGAGaacacgacagaga
This region of Neospora caninum Liverpool complete genome, chromosome VI genomic DNA includes:
- a CDS encoding putative glutamyl-tRNA synthetase; this translates as MKSIRLLVLLVSAWSGWLFEAGRQSENLTETGSDRPWFLAEASPLPSRRVSFWNLPLEANAFLDSRHSVVASQPSPFSSSSSLLPPSSSACSSAPVRRGSVDSSPDGGSEGQAFSRQGGEQKRKSEEEILVTRWLGIMWDEGPDVGGPAGPYTQSLRTAFYADVGKQLVTEGCLYPCFCTRDDLLRLRRAAVAAGERPRYNGACRALSPAEQARQLEEAREKNAAFTLRFKVPESLEFVQINDALRGPVRLPKNALSDFLCFRRVYFKTKEPGVRCPSSTTNRSGITASVAHIPSPLSPDFSSPSASSPSSFASLSPPSWIHDSVELEAPVYNFCVALDDWAMGVTHVVRGCDHLINAASQVLLLRALNATVPVYVHSGLLCSPTGAKISKRSVGGLNGAGGEQPIADRREEAGEDGDRRQKATRAHPVGALFDLRRAPRRHEEGSEENCEARDVGDEERCGPHHEEGEDGKQEGERVRGTGRFLHAEESEEEGEEEQAAQGRASEVWRFSPYTVEGLRRRGFLPEAVLLFLSGAHDKVSRVSDLLETFSVEDVGASNLVFDEALLLHLHFKLIRQALQEGDRCLLTRHLWTLLRLATTPPEQPRAKAQKGALEARSCEASTRRGDREKRAPGAGGPPQSPAAAQRTWDGDQCGVERRELSERATETGGATPDAHDAAEERNEPEGREQGKEEEGCAISTAAVAELLSGLFGQPIEAVSDGANRPERLVAKRRKSSRPALRHFFLLAASLLLPQYVSPPETLRALSRLLRTALPAPRAGGEEVREERRHATRREEAGKTEERPREDAVPQRVLDNIEAFKRLARYLFPDEASYASFGGGLLQVVEEMKAIEFASSPGSSSPRSSASAHSPCADSSRSTSRIGSSSRVSLAVAEERNREEGSQDSHDRARRLFDHWITRSLEACKLSKKLFLYLLRFALTGREEGAPLRQLLLLLSLAEQAGLRSRPSVSLRAASAEEQKVPTFCEEKRDRADRRDRAKPNRREAAREMREDGVDLGSEEKTERGHQEAQKGEPLEVANGGENTTERSQWYSEPAASLPLRFDTLTDRLNALKDFVNSLENRNQ